One window from the genome of Pyrobaculum ferrireducens encodes:
- a CDS encoding signal peptidase I, whose translation MKGWVKDLLWFVGIVAALLVYSAATGVTWPIAVVSSYSMEPTLRVGDFVFLAGATCKSVEPGDIVVYVARNPMWQGSWIIHRVYQKVDVGGCGLVTWGDNNNFPDQAAAGEPPGLYKHHWQSGGGCAVRGAVPPGG comes from the coding sequence GTGAAGGGGTGGGTTAAGGACCTGCTGTGGTTTGTGGGGATTGTGGCCGCCCTCCTTGTGTACTCAGCCGCCACAGGAGTCACCTGGCCCATCGCTGTGGTGTCGTCCTACTCCATGGAGCCCACGCTGAGGGTGGGCGACTTCGTCTTCCTCGCGGGGGCCACCTGCAAGTCGGTGGAGCCTGGGGACATTGTGGTGTACGTGGCTAGGAACCCCATGTGGCAAGGTAGCTGGATTATACACAGAGTTTATCAAAAAGTCGACGTGGGAGGTTGCGGCCTCGTGACGTGGGGGGACAACAACAACTTCCCCGACCAAGCCGCCGCCGGGGAGCCCCCCGGTCTCTACAAACATCATTGGCAGAGTGGCGGTGGTTGTGCCGTACGTGGGGCTGTTCCCCCTGGTGGTTAG
- a CDS encoding ATP-binding cassette domain-containing protein translates to MSAIVAEGLVKRYGDVTALDGVSFEVVRGEVFGLLGPNGAGKTTTIKILTGLTKPTAGRAYVAGFDVVREAAEVKKRVGWVASEVIVDDELTAWENLEIQARLVGVGGWRERAAELLKYFGLLEAAGRPVGKFSTGMRKRLEVAMALLHGPEVLFMDEPTVGLDVGARVGLWEVVRQINRDFGVTVLLTTHYMEEAEELCRRVAIINRGRVVAVGSPDELKARYGVDVVELEVEGPVDAAALSAFGEVAIRDGVVVVKTHGAEEKLAEIVKAVSGVKSVRVKKASLDTVFINLTGASIEGEQVDVRKLYMRVRWARR, encoded by the coding sequence GTGAGCGCCATAGTGGCGGAGGGGCTGGTGAAGAGGTACGGCGACGTCACGGCGCTTGACGGGGTGTCTTTCGAGGTGGTTAGGGGGGAGGTGTTCGGCCTCCTTGGGCCGAACGGCGCTGGTAAGACCACGACGATTAAGATCTTGACGGGGCTCACGAAGCCGACCGCGGGGAGGGCGTATGTGGCTGGCTTCGACGTGGTGAGGGAGGCTGCTGAGGTTAAGAAGAGGGTTGGGTGGGTCGCCTCCGAGGTGATTGTAGACGACGAGCTAACAGCCTGGGAGAACTTGGAGATTCAGGCTAGGCTGGTGGGGGTCGGGGGGTGGAGGGAGAGGGCTGCCGAGCTTTTGAAGTACTTCGGACTCCTCGAGGCGGCGGGGAGGCCTGTGGGGAAGTTCTCCACCGGCATGAGGAAGAGGCTGGAGGTGGCCATGGCCCTTCTCCACGGGCCGGAGGTTCTCTTTATGGACGAGCCGACGGTGGGGCTTGATGTGGGGGCGAGGGTTGGGCTTTGGGAGGTGGTTAGGCAGATTAATAGGGACTTCGGCGTGACGGTGCTCCTCACTACGCACTACATGGAGGAGGCGGAGGAGCTGTGCCGCAGAGTAGCCATTATCAACAGAGGGAGGGTCGTGGCGGTTGGGTCACCGGACGAGCTCAAGGCGAGGTACGGGGTCGACGTCGTGGAGCTGGAGGTGGAGGGTCCCGTGGACGCGGCGGCGCTATCGGCCTTTGGAGAGGTGGCGATTAGAGACGGCGTTGTCGTCGTGAAGACTCACGGAGCCGAGGAGAAGCTGGCGGAGATCGTCAAGGCGGTGAGCGGCGTGAAGAGCGTGAGGGTGAAGAAGGCTAGCCTCGACACCGTGTTTATAAACCTGACGGGGGCCTCTATAGAGGGGGAGCAAGTGGACGTCCGTAAGCTGTATATGAGGGTTAGGTGGGCGAGGCGATGA
- a CDS encoding ABC transporter permease, producing the protein MIAQTYALYKREVLKLFRSRYMWLMLVAQPLMWIVFFGNSLAGLPRGFLAQYFGVENYLAYILPGMISISMMTTGMFASMSLVFDKRVGYLKRVLTTPTPKSAVLLAKAAGAMTRGLLMVPIILAAGAALGVGYRVNPASLAAWLLALVLAGVGFASLFTLFTVNTADVHAPGVISNFITMPLMFTSTALFPREFFPQWLKAISEVNPLTYVTELGRDALVYGAPPDPSALLYTAIFAAATLSMGVAAVEAKLTAD; encoded by the coding sequence ATGATTGCCCAGACGTACGCCCTGTACAAGAGGGAGGTGCTTAAGCTCTTCAGGAGTAGGTACATGTGGCTGATGCTGGTGGCCCAGCCCCTTATGTGGATTGTCTTCTTCGGCAATAGCCTCGCCGGCCTGCCCCGGGGCTTCTTGGCGCAGTACTTCGGCGTTGAGAACTACCTAGCCTACATCCTCCCCGGCATGATCTCCATCTCCATGATGACCACAGGGATGTTCGCCTCCATGAGCCTAGTCTTCGACAAGAGGGTGGGGTACCTGAAGCGGGTGTTGACCACGCCTACGCCTAAGTCCGCCGTTTTGCTCGCCAAGGCCGCCGGCGCCATGACGAGGGGTCTGCTCATGGTCCCCATAATCCTAGCCGCCGGCGCCGCCCTAGGCGTTGGCTACAGGGTAAACCCGGCCTCTCTGGCGGCGTGGCTCCTCGCCCTTGTGCTGGCCGGCGTGGGGTTCGCCTCTCTATTCACCCTCTTCACAGTAAACACCGCAGACGTCCACGCCCCCGGCGTCATCAGCAACTTCATAACCATGCCCCTCATGTTCACCTCCACAGCCCTATTCCCCCGTGAATTTTTCCCACAGTGGCTCAAGGCGATAAGCGAGGTTAATCCCCTCACATACGTCACCGAGCTGGGGAGAGACGCCCTTGTATACGGCGCACCCCCGGATCCATCAGCTCTGCTCTACACAGCGATTTTCGCCGCGGCGACCCTGTCGATGGGGGTGGCCGCGGTTGAGGCGAAGCTCACGGCGGACTAG
- a CDS encoding Rieske (2Fe-2S) protein has product MPLKIRELPEGVIVPVPGTEVFAVRRGNEVHVYRDECPHAYCNFTTSGLVEGDYLICTCHWCRFDLRTVASLTPELTAEPLKKLRYRIEGDELVAEF; this is encoded by the coding sequence ATGCCTCTCAAGATTCGGGAGTTGCCGGAGGGCGTGATAGTCCCCGTGCCGGGGACGGAGGTCTTCGCCGTGAGGAGGGGAAACGAGGTACATGTCTACAGAGACGAGTGCCCACATGCGTACTGCAACTTCACCACCTCGGGCCTGGTGGAGGGGGACTACCTCATATGCACCTGCCACTGGTGTAGATTCGACTTGAGGACGGTGGCCTCGCTGACGCCGGAGCTCACAGCCGAGCCGCTGAAGAAGTTGCGCTACAGAATCGAGGGCGACGAGCTGGTCGCCGAGTTCTAG
- a CDS encoding nucleotidyltransferase domain-containing protein encodes MKAPPEILETVNRLIEALEEAGFRVAEAYLFGSYARGDWLEESDVDLIVVSPDFAGLRWLDRLDAVAKVWLRLGLEKWVEVLPYTPEEFQEARRRSVVVRDAESYWVKIR; translated from the coding sequence ATGAAGGCACCCCCGGAGATACTAGAGACTGTAAATAGGCTTATCGAGGCGCTGGAGGAGGCCGGCTTTAGGGTGGCTGAGGCCTACCTCTTCGGCTCCTACGCCAGGGGGGACTGGCTAGAGGAGAGCGACGTGGATTTAATAGTCGTCTCGCCGGACTTCGCAGGTTTGAGGTGGCTAGACAGGCTGGACGCCGTGGCGAAGGTATGGCTGAGGCTGGGCTTGGAGAAGTGGGTGGAGGTGCTCCCCTACACCCCAGAGGAGTTTCAAGAGGCCCGGAGGCGTAGCGTCGTTGTTAGAGACGCCGAGAGCTACTGGGTAAAAATTAGGTAG
- a CDS encoding HEPN domain-containing protein, whose amino-acid sequence MRREAAYWIREAWYDYCTARLLFEARRWSAAAFHCHQAVEKALKSLYLVALRREPPKTYVLTELYRELRRGRGVELSPSLEEGVAELNKFYIVSRYPDAAAGQPYEVVTRRDAERSLETAGEVLTLVEGVLRSLGYEGTPGDTRDCK is encoded by the coding sequence GTGAGGCGCGAGGCGGCCTACTGGATTCGGGAGGCGTGGTACGACTACTGCACCGCGAGGCTCCTATTCGAAGCCAGGAGGTGGAGCGCCGCCGCCTTCCACTGCCACCAAGCCGTGGAGAAGGCGCTGAAGAGCCTCTACTTAGTTGCCCTCAGGCGGGAGCCCCCCAAGACCTACGTCCTCACGGAGCTCTACCGGGAGCTGAGGCGGGGGAGGGGCGTGGAGCTGAGCCCCTCTCTTGAGGAGGGCGTCGCTGAGTTGAACAAGTTCTACATAGTGTCTAGGTACCCAGACGCCGCCGCGGGGCAACCCTACGAGGTGGTAACTAGGCGAGACGCCGAGCGCTCTCTCGAAACTGCCGGCGAGGTATTGACCCTGGTCGAGGGGGTTCTCAGGAGTCTGGGGTATGAAGGCACCCCCGGAGATACTAGAGACTGTAAATAG